caacgtcattccactccttcacgtcctggagcagatgctgataaatctgtctggccagaggacaggagttgtggcgcctacatctcatggccacctgggccctggggggggggggtgaaccggcggaggtggaggaggaggagagagacaTTAACGCCCAGGAACTGTATACAGAAATAGgttgtttatctgcccaagccacatgagaggaacaggaggagctgaagcacaatgaggaagaccaggcagatgaccccaaCAGACCATGGCAATTTGCAGTTTAGATGGAGGCAGGGACTCCCTCTgattcccttgtgcaaatggccagatgcatgctgagttgcttgtgtagtgacagctgcattatcaccagatgactactggctcttcaCAATGTTAGACCCATGCTACCAGGTCAAAATATgggccttttttccacctgctgagaggaatgataaactcaactactatcgagacatcctatgtagtcaactggtcactgcctatgtgcgccattgctcatcctcacgaaggtctgcgctcatgctccactgccataactgctggggggggggggggacaggagcagaacaagctccatcagcagcaatttaAGTCTTGActctctaatgagcacttttcttcacccgcctactgaagaaaccatccACCAGCCGcatcaggacatggagcagaacctgaaccagtaggatcccctggactactgggcggcCAAACTTGAttcgtggctgcaactggccgagtttgccctggacaagctttcctgcccggccagtagtgtggcatcagagcgagtgtttagtgcggcgggggccatagttaccccaaagagaactcgccttaTAACAGGAAATGTTGAGATATTAACCTttctaaagatgaatcaggcgtggatcagccaggatttacacactggtgcctgatgcatcagactagatgatTCTGGGTGCAACACCAGAACATTGTAAAATATGGCCCTTTACTTCTGGCCACGTGCtttagccactattctgatgcggccacctgcctgatgccacacaccggcttcctctgctgccatcttctcctactgccaccattttgtgctgttactgccactgctgttgccacccccccccccccaaccccactctgtgactgggacactatgttgattcctcatgctgttgccgccCTCACCATTCTGTGACGAAGCCACTAGTTTCCCTGTTGACATTTtatccttctgatctgtcagaagaaaataaaaatgaaaaacacaatggatcctgtctttggagcatccataaggcgTCTATCACactgtccctattttgcatcgggATTTGTTCATGATTTGGaagcaaaaagcaggagtgggtccaaaacacagaagacaagcAAATATTCCCATCACTTGTCATCtccgttttggacccactcctgggtTTTATTttggccttaccaatactgatcaattactgaccaaataccgaCCATGTaaaggtggatgctcaaaagacaggatctgtttttttggggttgttcttcTGATGGGAAAAATGAACAGTGAtggcacaaacttactgctgacaccctctctactagctcactacttgtatcagcgtgtaacagaataggttctgtacaaatctatgtggaatcagctgacgacggtgtaaaaggagcgcgctctttcactctatagtagaatcttgggccactgcacggttctttatacctgacgttagcattgacctgtaaggctgagttcacacttcagttatttggtcagtttttgaccTGAAActgaccaaatgagtgaagtgaactgagtctaagagcgacgcctgtcacttGCCtttcatactgacgcacagtaactgttgcactaccacagcggactagctatgcatgtttctgcgatgcacagtgatgtacagcgAGAGACACACTCCAAGCAGGCCGGGAAATAGCTGGTTTATAACGCGCTTCGTGACTAACTAATTCGGATCTaatcaaattttttgggggggaaaaaactgtggatcttccaaatcgaatttttgaaaatctCTATCTATAATATGTTTGTCCTAGGCTATGGGGCTCCATTCTACTCTGCAAAGACTGGATGCTAGGCATAATGTTTTTGTTTATGGTCTAAAATTTCCCATAAGCTACACTTTGGACCGGTCAGTCAGATCTCATGAAATCATTGGAGGTCTGCCAGCAAGGATCCCCACAGTGATATCACAAATGACTAGATGCTCAGAGTGGACCAACCAAACTCAGTCCCTCTCCATTAAAGACAATAGTTGTCTGaggtaatgtgtttttttttctcatcaaCTATCTCATTATGTTCAAAAGCACCCTATGTAGCACCAGTTTGACTAGACATTGGTCAAACCCACCAATTATGATGGGAACGGACAGTCATCTAGTGATTATGGACATGTCGCAACTCTGCCTTGATAGCAGATGTCAAGAGAGAGGAGGGTCtggcatgttgaatttcaacatgctcaatccttttgttcttaaGGAGATAAGCCGCCATCAAAAAAATCTGGCAGCTGCTAATTCCTTATTAAGAATACATACAGGCTTGGTCAGGCCAAGAGTGCATGTATGGGGGGGTTCTGGAGGAACTGAGATAGGTTGTGAGGAGGAGCATTTAGCCCACCACTATCTAAAGTATATGACCACTTTCAATGGAGCTTGTTACATCCCAAACTGGCTTCAAAGTAAGCAGGACACCATGTATGGTTGgtgtcaggggtgtagctaaaagctcatgggccctagtagaagagttcagcttgggccccccttcacccagtgcttgttggaaaggggcaggggagcacgtagccttcctgctgcctgaggcaaacattgaaaggacaccccctcatgccaaattcttgacctaaccccttccctccagccagaggtataaattgaccagtatgcactttctataatgccagtgtcttatgtggcacaagggtctttggggcccTCAGGCtcttgggcccggtagcgactgctacctctacaccccctatagctacgcccctggttggaGTCCTGAAACTTAACCGTACCAATCTCGTGAAAATTTGTGTAGCTGaagtcatgatgaggatgagtttAGTAGAAAGGTCTCAAAACAGAGTCTGGAAATTtgatgtgaatggaaaatttttGATATAACCAGCATTATACTAAAAGCATTTCTAAAGAAGCACCATAGAAGATTAGATCAGTATCCATTTCCACTCATTCTTCTTGCTCTCCTTTTTCACATTGTGGTTCGTATGAATGGCTGAATAAAACCCATCAAAGGAAGCCAATGAGTAAGAGATTGCTAAGTATTATGTTTAATGAAGAATTGCACAAGCATTTAGGTAAATAAAGAAAAGTTCAAAAAGTTCATAAGaacaaatttttttacttttttttgtaccAAATAGGCTCAGTTCATTTTAATTCTAATAGACCAGTATTATGTTCCATATTGGAAAACGAGTTGACCATTGGATCAAGTTTGGAGTCTTGGAGTCTTTGACCATTATGTTTGGACATACTGGTGCACAAAACCATTACCTGATACAGATTTTAACTGCAAGGTGGGCATGATGGATTTTAACATGTTCTcgaggagataagccaccaccagccGTTTTCTCTTCTCTCCCAACCACAACACAAGCATATGTTGTTGACCCAAGAATGCATGTGTATGGTGGAGTGGAAGAGATTTCCGTTGGCTAAATGATAGTCATCCTGTGTGTATGGCTGACTTTAAAGTGACACTGTACTTtcataaaacttttgatatatACAAAAGTTTAGAGCAGGCCTGAATGCTGAGACTTCCACCAATCTCTAGAACGAGAGGAGAGGAGTGTGTGCTCTCTCTTTCTCCTCGATGCACAAGACGGAAGTGAGGCGAGACCATAGACTTTCAATCGAAACCGTCTTACTTTCTGTCCTGCATGCTTCTCACATTTTAGAGATCAATAGGGTTCTCAGCCCTCAGACCCCCAtagatctaaacttttgatatgtccctatCACATATCAAAATTTTAATGAAACCACAGTGCCACTTTAAGCCCACCATACACTTTTGATGAAGTCAGCTAAACAAacctgaatgtatttctggagtgtaataattagagatgagcgaatttcaggttatgaaatttgttcactgGTAAagggtgaattgtgttatggattccgttaccacggaccataacgcaattctattacggaatgcataacggacttcctttagaggcattccgttattcattccgtcataatagaagtacaTGGGCTGCCAAAAGGACtcttcctgcataacggaaacgggacggatccgttttgcagcccatagacttctattatgctcAAATGCAtccatcacattacacatcaGTCCCCTTAAGTGAATCTCTTCAACGTCAAAAATTTTCTTATAGAAAGTTTCACTTCGTTGTTCCTCAGGCTGTAGATTATCGGGTTCAAGACAGGGATGGCCATGCAGTACATAGCAGAGATAACACTATCCATTTTCCGGACATCCCTAGATGTTGGCTTTAAGTACATAAAGATAAGGGCTCCGTAATACATGAGGACCACCGTGATGTGGGAGCTACAGGTGGAAAAGGCTTTTAACCGTCCAGATGATGATGGGATTCGGAGAATGGCTGAAATAATAAAGACGTAGGTCACCAAAATAAAAGTCATCAACCCAACCCCAAATAATAAAGCAGACAgagtggtcaacatcttgttgagGGATGTGTCACTACAAGACAATTGTATTAGGGGTTGGACCTCACAGTAGAGTCGGTCAACCTTGTTGACACCACTGTAAGGCAGCAGAGAAGTTGGGATGGAATGTATGATAGCGTTCAAGATACCGGCGATCCATGTGGTAGATGCTAGTTGAAGGCACAGTCCTTGGTTCATGATAATCCTGTATCTTAATGGTATACAGATGGCAGCGTACCTATCGTAAGCCATGATGGCAAGTAGGACACACTCAACAGTGACACAGAACGTGAAAAGATAAACCTGACAGATACATGCCTGGAAGGAAATCATGTCACTTTTTCTTACTATGTTGTTGAGGATATTGGGTAGAGTGATGGTTGTGTAGCACAGCTCTACTAAAGAAAGGttggccaggaagaagtacatgggCGTATGAAGACGAGCATCTGAGACAATGGCTATGAGAATAGCGAAGTTCCCAACTAATGTCATCAAGTATATACTCAAAAAGGCCCCAAAGGAAATGTAACGGAGCTGTGGAGTGTTAGGTAGACCCATAA
The Bufo bufo chromosome 8, aBufBuf1.1, whole genome shotgun sequence genome window above contains:
- the LOC120977553 gene encoding olfactory receptor 5V1-like; translated protein: MADSNPANSTTIIFVLMGLPNTPQLRYISFGAFLSIYLMTLVGNFAILIAIVSDARLHTPMYFFLANLSLVELCYTTITLPNILNNIVRKSDMISFQACICQVYLFTFCVTVECVLLAIMAYDRYAAICIPLRYRIIMNQGLCLQLASTTWIAGILNAIIHSIPTSLLPYSGVNKVDRLYCEVQPLIQLSCSDTSLNKMLTTLSALLFGVGLMTFILVTYVFIISAILRIPSSSGRLKAFSTCSSHITVVLMYYGALIFMYLKPTSRDVRKMDSVISAMYCMAIPVLNPIIYSLRNNEVKLSIRKFLTLKRFT